The Vibrio marisflavi CECT 7928 region TGGTCTTTTAGATAATACGCCGTCAGTTTATACGATGAGCCCATTGAGTCATAAATCGTGGATGACGTCGAACGGTTATAAGTTTCAGGATCGGTATAGTCAAACAGCGCTGGGTTTTTTAGTTCACCGTTGGCTGGAAGGTTGAATCCAGCCTCAATGTTTGACGTCTCTTTCGGTTTACCAAATTCAGCAGGAATATTCAGTGGCGAAGGTTCGTAAGAAAGCACATCACCCGTATCCTTATTTACTTGGTAACCAAGAACAAACTCATCGTTCGATGTAACCATGTAGTTATCTTTATTTAGGTGGAAAGCACCGTTACGGGTTAACTCATTTTGCTGCGGAACGAGGCGATCTTTTGCCACAGCGAAGTAGCCCGTACCTGAAATACGCAAATCCATTGGGTTGTTGGTATAGACACTGGAACCTTCATGGAATTGCTGAGCAACCTTGTTCGCTTGAACACCTTGTCCTGGAGTTGTTTTGGCTTGGGTAAACAACGAATTAGAATACACATCACCAAACTCTGCACGTGACTCTTTAAAGCCGTAGGTGTTCGCATTCGCGATGTTGTTACTGGTCGTGTTCAAGTCCAGCTGTGCTGCGGATATCCCGCTTAACGCTACGTATGACATATTAGAATCTCCTCTCTAGCTAGCGCGATTACGCTTTGCCAACTTCTAGTACTTCAGCAAGTCGAACTGGTGAATCAAAACCAGCCAGATTGAGCAGTACATTTCCATCACCTTTACCAAGAAGTACACTGTTGACGTTAGCATACGTCGAGACAGGGAACTCTTGGTTTTCTCCATCGGCCATACCTGAGGCTCTCACCTTGTATTTGCCGGCTGGCAATGGATTACCGTTATCATCGTTACCGTCCCACTCGATTCGGCTGTCACCTGGTGGTTTAGAGCCAACATCGAATGTTCTAACTAATTGTCCTGCTTCATTTTCCACTCTAACCATTAAGTTATTTATTGACTGTGGAAGCTTCACCATTGCAGCCATACCATCGTTAGCCTGTTTTACCCCAGCCGCTCCGGGCACTAAAACATCACGGCCAACTAACGTCGACGCTTGCAACGCTTGGTTTGAAGTCATTGAAGCATTCAAATTTTCAAACTGAGTGTTCATCTTACCGATGCCGTCCACCGTTGCGAATGACGCCATCTGTGCGATCATTTGATCGTTACTTACTGGCTTAAACGGATCTTGTTGCGACAACTGCTTAGTAAGCAGGGACAAAAAATCTTCCTGTTTCAGGTCTTGTTTACCTGTTGTCTCATCTGGCTTGTTCTTGTCCTGAAGAGACTTCAGTTGGTCGATATAGGACAAGCCGCTTTGACCTAGGTTATCAATACCAGCCATATGCTAACTCCCTTATTGTCCCATCTGTAACGTACGCAACAGCATTTGTTTGCTGGCGTCCGCTACCTGAACGTTAGTTTGGTATGCGCGAGAGGCAGAAATCATATTCGCCATTTCTTCCATTACGTTGACGTTAGACTTATAAATATAGCCTTCTTCGTTCGCAAGTGGATGATCTGGGTTGTATTCTGCGCTAAGAGGCTTATTGCTTTCTACAATGCCTAGCACTCTTACCGGAACATTATCGTCCTTGTTGTATCTCGCTTTGTTGAGCTCTGCCCCAAATACTGCATGGCGAGCTTTATATGTCTCTTTCGCCGAGCTCGAAACACTGTCGGCATTGGCTAAGTTACTAGAAGTAGTGTTTAAACGAACAGACTCAGCGCTCATTGCAGAACCAGTTACATTGAATACGTTAAATAAGCTCATCTAACTACT contains the following coding sequences:
- the flgD gene encoding flagellar hook assembly protein FlgD produces the protein MAGIDNLGQSGLSYIDQLKSLQDKNKPDETTGKQDLKQEDFLSLLTKQLSQQDPFKPVSNDQMIAQMASFATVDGIGKMNTQFENLNASMTSNQALQASTLVGRDVLVPGAAGVKQANDGMAAMVKLPQSINNLMVRVENEAGQLVRTFDVGSKPPGDSRIEWDGNDDNGNPLPAGKYKVRASGMADGENQEFPVSTYANVNSVLLGKGDGNVLLNLAGFDSPVRLAEVLEVGKA
- the flgC gene encoding flagellar basal body rod protein FlgC; translation: MSLFNVFNVTGSAMSAESVRLNTTSSNLANADSVSSSAKETYKARHAVFGAELNKARYNKDDNVPVRVLGIVESNKPLSAEYNPDHPLANEEGYIYKSNVNVMEEMANMISASRAYQTNVQVADASKQMLLRTLQMGQ